The region CGCAGATTAGTTCACACAGCTGAACTCGAACATATCTCATTGTACGGACAATAACCGCATTTCATCGCAGCAGGCGCCGCCCTATAGTCGGGCGAGCGTATCGAATCCCCCACTATCTTTATCTTCTCCCAAGTTTTATCTAAGTCTTTTTTTTTTTTTTCAACATATCCTATAATTCCATTTTCTAGAAAGTGTAATTGAACAGAGTCAGGAATGCGGTCAAACATTTCTTGCCATGCTATCGCCTAAATAGACAGCTGTATGCTTTCTTTAGCTCGCTTATCCGCATCTTCTTGCGTTTTAACTTCGGTCGATTTAAAATCAACGATCGAGATGCGGAACGCTGGATGCGAAATGCGATTTTCGAGCACTAAGTCCCATCGACCTTTTATTTGAATGCGATCCCTAATTATTTTAAATTCTTCCTCAACGAACATAACATCGGCTTTTGATCTTTTCTGTTCTTTAAAGAATCGTTTAAGAGCATCTTTCCCGCCCGCAAGCCTCGCCTCTTCATGCTGTCTTGATATAAAGCCCTCGGAGCTCCAATTATTCAAGAAAACATCAATTAGACCTTTCTCGGAGAACTTTTGGGAATTCAATTTCGAAGAATAATATGTTAGCGGACAAGTTAGATAATCATCTATCGGATAATATGAAAGAGACAAAATTTCATCGTCGACGATCTTTTTAATTGGAAATAGTGCGGTCTCTTGCGGCGCGAACAATTCGATCTGGTCGATCGGCTTTTTCTTTTGGGGCGCAACATCGGCTTTGGGAAGGTCAAGTGACTCCATGACAAATTGAGAAACCTTGCGTTCGCGCTTACCGCCGTAATCGACAGCCGATGTCAAAAACAATTCGGACTTCGCGCGGGTCATTCCGACATAAAACAGTCGCCTCTCTTCTTGCAGGTGAACATCGCCAGTCGGGACATATTCTTTGATAAGAGTTTGTGGGAGTTCTATGACTTCGGATCTGGCTCGAGTCGGAAATTTTTCTGAGACCAATGACACCATAAATACTACCGGAAATTCCAAGCCCTTTGCCTTGTGGATAGTTAGGACGCTTACGGCATCGATGTCGGAATCTGGTTGCGACGCTTCGGGATCTTCTCCCGCGTCTTTTAACAAATTAAGATATTTTACGAACTCTGAAACACGATCGATCTCGACTATTTCATGAAATTCGCGGACTTTATTAAAGAACTTGGCGATATTTCGCAGCTTCGCATCGTTTTCCAGTGATTCAACCGCTGTTAAAGATTCCAAATACTTTGATCTTTTTAAGAATTGATACAGAACTTCGCCCGTTGTATGGTCTTTTGAAAATTCAAGATACCAAGAGACGTCTTCCATGATCTTTTTGATGATTATTATCGATCCATCGCTTATATCCGACAGGACCGAACTCTCCGAGCCTTGAAGCCTTACCTGATCGATAGTTGAAAAGACATTATGGATAGTCGCATTTCTTCTTTTTATATAAGTTCCTATTTTTTGCATATCAAGCGGGCTTAATCGATAAACTGGAGAGATTGCCAGGTCGTATAGCGAGATATTATCGGACAGGTCGCCTATAACTCGAAGAAATGAAACGGAAAGCTTAACTTCAGGAAGAACATATAGCCCTCCCCCGCCGGAAAATAAATATGGGATACCCAATAAATTCAAAGATTGGCAGAACGGCTTTGCGGTTGAATTTGACCTGACAAGTATCGCGAAATCTTTAAGATTATACTCTCCTGCATCGAATTTTTCTTTTATATACTTCGCCACCCAATCGGCTTCGGATAGGACCGAATCAAAGTGAAGATGCTTAACTTTCTTTAAAAGAGGAACCTGAGGCTGAACGCCTCGGTTCCTAAATTCATTGGAACCGCGAAGTTTATTCGCAGGTTCCAATGCCGATATCAATTTTTTGTCTATCTTGCTTCTTACTTCAAGACGATCGGGATTGTTATGCTTAATTAAACGATATGACGTATCAAGTATAAGTTGGGTTGACCGGTAATTTGAAACCAATACAACTTTTTTGCATTTCTTATATACTTTTTCAAACTGCAAGATATTTGAAATAGCTGCCCCGCGGAACTTATAGATCGATTGGTCATCATCGCCTACAACCGTGATATTATTATTTTTTTTAGCTAAAAGTTTAAGCAATTCAAATTGTGCAAGATTTGTATCTTGAAACTCATCAACCAGAATAAACTTATATCTATCTTGGAATTTTTTAAGCACAGCCGGGTGTTCGCGAAAAAGCTTAAGAACAAGGTTCACTTGATCCCCAAAATCAACAAACCCCTTCTCCATTTTAAGATATTGGTATTTCTTGTAGATATGGGCGATCTCAAGTTGTTTTTCTGTCTCATCGCATCTCGCGTCTCGCATCTCGCGTCTCGCCCATTTAAGATACTCTTCAGGAGATATGTCCTCATCTTTCGCTCGAGAAATAATTTTAATAAGGGCCTCTATATGTCTAACTGGATCGCTTAGTGATTTAAAGTGTTTTAATGGGAAATCATGCCAATGTTCGCGGAAAAACACTATTTGGTCGGCGTGAGACAATATTCTATAATCAGGCCGCAAGCCTAAATTGATCGCATAATCCCGCAACACTCTATCACCAAACGCATGGAATGTCGCGAGAGCCACATCTATATAACCATAAGGCACCAATACGTCAACGCGGCTCTCCATTTCGTTTGCGGCTTTATCGGTAAAGGTTAAGGCAAGGATCTCTCCTGGTTTTGCCAACTTAGATGATATAAGATATGCAATTCTGCGGGTTAAGACTGTTGTTTTGCCAGTACCTGCGCCAGCGATGATCAATAGAGGTCCAGTTTTGTGGACAACAGCCTTTTTTTGTTCGGGATTTAAGCCTGAAAGTATATCTTTTTTTGTTGCGTGGGTTTTTATTTGCGGCACTAAAGCATTATACAATAATTTTAAAAATTACTTAATAATAACCCTGTCGGCGCCGTCCATCTCTAAAACTTCCACTTTAACAACTTCATTTGCATTTGTAGGGATAACTTTCCCTATATAGTCGGGATGAATAGGGAGTTCCCTGTGCCCGCGATCAATAAGCGCTACCAACTGTATCTTTGCGGCGCGGCCATAATCTTTTAAGCCATCGAGTGCGGCGCGAGCGGTGCGTCCGGCAAATATTACATCGTCTACAAGTATAACCACTTTATCATCAACAGAGAAGGGCATATCCGATTTCCTTACTGTAATATATTCTCCTTTCTTTGAAAGATCATCGCGATAAAGTGAAACATCCAGAGAGCCAACAGGAATTAATTCATGTTCGGATTGGTCAATAATTTTTGCGATGCGCTTAGCTAGTGGAACGCCTCTATTCATAACGCCTACTAATACTATATTTTTAGCTCCCCTATTTTTCTCAACTATTTCATGAGCGATACGAGACAAGGCTCGATTTACTGCCGCATCATCCAAAAGTATTTTTTCTTTTCCGTTTGTCATGTTATTGCTCCCTTTCTTGTATTATACCAAAGTTTTCAAATAATTATCTATTGCATCGAGGCTTTTTTTGCTGCAGGACTCGGCGTAGATCCTGACCATTGGCTCGGTGCCGGACGGCCTAATAAGAAACCAACTTCCATCCTCGAGGATCATTTTAACGCCGTCGATCTTTTTCACGCCGGCCACTTTCAATCCATCGATCGAGGATGGCGGATTATTTTTCAAGGTTTCGATCAATTTTTGTTTTTTATTCTCATCCAATTCGATCTTACCGCGCCTGCCCTCGAACGGACCATATTTCTTTGTAAGATCTTTCCATATCTGTGAGAGTGCCTTTTCTTTTCTCGCGACCATTTCGACAACCAAGAGGCAAGCAAGCACTCCGTCTTTTTCAGGGATATGGCCTTTGATCGAAAGTCCCCCGCTCTCCTCCCCGCCTATTATCACATCTTCATTCATCATATGTTCGGCAATATATTTAAACCCGACTTTTGTCTCATGTAATTTGATATTATGCTGTTTTGCTATTACATCTATCATTGAAGTAGTTGCGATCGACTTGGCGACCGACCCGGTATATTTCTTATCCGCCGCCAAATAATCGAAAACCATTGAGATTATCTGGTTTGCGGAATAGCAATCTCCTGCTTCATCGACTACCCCGAACCTATCGGCATCGCCATCGTTAGCGAGTCCCAAATTCGATCCGATCTGTACAACTTTCCGTTTTAATTCTCCCAATTGTTCGTCGGAAGGCTCCGGATTAGAGCCGCCAAACAATACATCCCGATAATTGTGGATAGCTTCCACCTTGCATCCGCATTTTTCAAGCAGCATATCCGTATAATCACGGCCCGAACCGAACATGGGATCATAAGCGACTTTCAAGTTTGCGGCCCTTATCGCATCGACATCAATTATTTTTTCCAAATATTCGAAATATGACGCACGCGGGTTGAAATGTTCTATCTTCCCTTTTTTATCGGGCTTTGGAAGTTCGATCTCCGAATTTGAGTTTTCCGCCAGTTCTTTTGTGATGGTTTCGTTTGCCGGGCCTTGGTATTCAGGGATGAATTTAATTCCGCAATATTGAGGCGGATTATGGGAAGCTGTTAACATTACCGCGCCGCAAGCGCCGGTTGGCTTGATATATTTTATAGACCATGCAATTACGGGAGTTGGAACGTCGCGGTCGGGGATAAAGACATCGATCCCCGCTTCTTCCATGACTTTTGCGACTTCATATGCGAATTTATCGGCTAAAAATCGAGGATCGTACCCGATAATAATAGGTTTGTCCGCTTTTTTATTATTAATTAAATATAGTGCGATGGCTTTAGCGACACGACGCACATTATCGAATGTGAATTCGTCGGAAATTATTGCCCGCCAACCGTCTGTTCCAAACTTGATCATGTTTACAATTTTAACACAAAGAAGTAGAATTTGAAAATATGCACGATAAATGGATGGGAGAAGCGCTCGATGAGGCTCGTAAAGCATTTAAAAAGAAAGAAGTTCCGATAGGATGCGTTGCGGTTAAAGACGGAAAAATAATCGCTCGCGCGCATAACTTAAGGGAAACAAACGACGACCCACTCGCCCACGCAGAGATCTTATGCCTGAAGAAAACCGCCAAGAAACTTGGCGGGTGGCATTTAAACGATGTGACTCTGTATGTTACGCTCGAGCCATGTCTTATGTGTGCAGGAGCGATCATTCATGCTAGAATAAGAAAAGTCGTGTTTGGGGCAGCATCTCCAATAAGCGGTGTCTCGAGGATCTTAAAAAAGAATAAAGTTAAAATCACAAAAGGCATTCTAAAAGAACAGTGTAGCGATATAGTAAGCAAATTCTTCAAAAAATTAAGAAAAGGCTAATAACAAAGGAAAAGGCGCAGGATAAGGACAAATTTTGCGAAGCCGCGCCAAAGGCGGGCGAGCAAAATTTGTGGAGGGGTGGCCGAGCGGCTTAAGGCGTACGCTTGGAAAGCGTATATACCCTAAAAGGTATCAAGAGTTCAAATCTCTTCCCCTCCGATCTTTTATTTGCTTAGCCTGACGCTCTTTACTACCTCATCAAATTCCGGCCCTATCCCTAATATACAGACAGTATATTTCTTATCGGGAAGTTTTATATAAAGTTTATTCACTTTATCTCGGCTTCCTTCGGGGCTAAAATTCAAGTACATCGTCCCTTTCCAACCGTTCATTGCCATCTTTTTTGACTTGATAGGCCCTGCATACGATGAGGGAGGAGCAGCGTATGTTCCCCACGTAACCTGGACCATCTTTTTTTTCGGGGAAATAAACCTTGCAATCGGCGGATTATCTTTCAGTTCCCAATCGCTTGGATAATTGAGCGCCATTTCCCAGACGGATCCCGAGAATTTAATATTATATATTCCGGCGGGAGCCTCTGCCAAGACCGCACAATAAGACAGCAGTATAAATAACCCGATAACAAGAACAATTATTTTTTTCATTTTCCCCTCCCAA is a window of Candidatus Saganbacteria bacterium DNA encoding:
- a CDS encoding PD-(D/E)XK nuclease family protein; amino-acid sequence: MFDRIPDSVQLHFLENGIIGYVEKKKKDLDKTWEKIKIVGDSIRSPDYRAAPAAMKCGYCPYNEICSSSAV
- a CDS encoding ATP-dependent helicase, which translates into the protein MPQIKTHATKKDILSGLNPEQKKAVVHKTGPLLIIAGAGTGKTTVLTRRIAYLISSKLAKPGEILALTFTDKAANEMESRVDVLVPYGYIDVALATFHAFGDRVLRDYAINLGLRPDYRILSHADQIVFFREHWHDFPLKHFKSLSDPVRHIEALIKIISRAKDEDISPEEYLKWARREMRDARCDETEKQLEIAHIYKKYQYLKMEKGFVDFGDQVNLVLKLFREHPAVLKKFQDRYKFILVDEFQDTNLAQFELLKLLAKKNNNITVVGDDDQSIYKFRGAAISNILQFEKVYKKCKKVVLVSNYRSTQLILDTSYRLIKHNNPDRLEVRSKIDKKLISALEPANKLRGSNEFRNRGVQPQVPLLKKVKHLHFDSVLSEADWVAKYIKEKFDAGEYNLKDFAILVRSNSTAKPFCQSLNLLGIPYLFSGGGGLYVLPEVKLSVSFLRVIGDLSDNISLYDLAISPVYRLSPLDMQKIGTYIKRRNATIHNVFSTIDQVRLQGSESSVLSDISDGSIIIIKKIMEDVSWYLEFSKDHTTGEVLYQFLKRSKYLESLTAVESLENDAKLRNIAKFFNKVREFHEIVEIDRVSEFVKYLNLLKDAGEDPEASQPDSDIDAVSVLTIHKAKGLEFPVVFMVSLVSEKFPTRARSEVIELPQTLIKEYVPTGDVHLQEERRLFYVGMTRAKSELFLTSAVDYGGKRERKVSQFVMESLDLPKADVAPQKKKPIDQIELFAPQETALFPIKKIVDDEILSLSYYPIDDYLTCPLTYYSSKLNSQKFSEKGLIDVFLNNWSSEGFISRQHEEARLAGGKDALKRFFKEQKRSKADVMFVEEEFKIIRDRIQIKGRWDLVLENRISHPAFRISIVDFKSTEVKTQEDADKRAKESIQLSI
- the pyrR gene encoding bifunctional pyr operon transcriptional regulator/uracil phosphoribosyltransferase PyrR: MTNGKEKILLDDAAVNRALSRIAHEIVEKNRGAKNIVLVGVMNRGVPLAKRIAKIIDQSEHELIPVGSLDVSLYRDDLSKKGEYITVRKSDMPFSVDDKVVILVDDVIFAGRTARAALDGLKDYGRAAKIQLVALIDRGHRELPIHPDYIGKVIPTNANEVVKVEVLEMDGADRVIIK
- a CDS encoding phosphoglucomutase/phosphomannomutase family protein, producing MIKFGTDGWRAIISDEFTFDNVRRVAKAIALYLINNKKADKPIIIGYDPRFLADKFAYEVAKVMEEAGIDVFIPDRDVPTPVIAWSIKYIKPTGACGAVMLTASHNPPQYCGIKFIPEYQGPANETITKELAENSNSEIELPKPDKKGKIEHFNPRASYFEYLEKIIDVDAIRAANLKVAYDPMFGSGRDYTDMLLEKCGCKVEAIHNYRDVLFGGSNPEPSDEQLGELKRKVVQIGSNLGLANDGDADRFGVVDEAGDCYSANQIISMVFDYLAADKKYTGSVAKSIATTSMIDVIAKQHNIKLHETKVGFKYIAEHMMNEDVIIGGEESGGLSIKGHIPEKDGVLACLLVVEMVARKEKALSQIWKDLTKKYGPFEGRRGKIELDENKKQKLIETLKNNPPSSIDGLKVAGVKKIDGVKMILEDGSWFLIRPSGTEPMVRIYAESCSKKSLDAIDNYLKTLV
- a CDS encoding nucleoside deaminase, giving the protein MHDKWMGEALDEARKAFKKKEVPIGCVAVKDGKIIARAHNLRETNDDPLAHAEILCLKKTAKKLGGWHLNDVTLYVTLEPCLMCAGAIIHARIRKVVFGAASPISGVSRILKKNKVKITKGILKEQCSDIVSKFFKKLRKG